TGCCGCCTCCGGCAAGCACCCTTTCTTACTCATGCTCGAGCTCTTGCACTATTACAACGAGCAGTTCGAAGCATTCCTCCGCGCCATCGACCGGAAAAGCTTGCACTCTGTTGTCCTCGACATGTTCTGCATTGACGCCACCGACGTTTGCACGAATCTCGGCGTCCCTGTCTACACGTTCTTCGCAGGGAGCGCCTCGTGCCTGTCAGCCCTAACCCAGCTCCCGACACTGATTGCCGGCAGGCAGACGGGCTTGAAGGAACTCGGGGACACGCCGCTCGATTTCGTCGGCGTTCCGCCGATGCCAGCGTCTCATCTCATCAAGGAACTGCTGGAGCACCCCGAAGATGAGATGTGCAAGGCCATGATGAACATCTGGAAGCGCAATACGGAGACCATGGGCGTTCTCCTGAACACGTTCGAGTCGTTGGAGAGTCGGGCGGTACAGTCTCTGAGGGGCCCGCTCTGCGTTCCCGAACGGGTTCTGCCTCCGATCTACTGCGTCGGTCCATTGGTCGGCAAGGGCGCCAAGGATGTGGAAAAAGTAGAGAGGACCAAATGCCTCGAGTGGCTAGACATGCAGCCCGACCGCAGTGTCGTGTTCTTCTGTTTGGGGAGCAAGGGCACGCTCTCGACAGAGCAGCTGAAGGAGATGGCCATTGGCTTTGAGAGGTCAGGGCAGCGGTTCCTATGGTCCGTGCGCATGCCTGCGGGAAGCGACAGCCCAGAAAAATATTTGGAAGGGTGCCCTGAGCCGGAACCTGACGCGCTCCTGCCTCAAGGGTTCTTAGAGCGGACCAATGGCAGGGGTCTGGTCATCAAGTCGTGGGTACCGCAGATGGACGTGCTCGGCCACAGGGCAACCGGCGCGTTCGTGACACACTGCGGATGGAACTCGGTACTGGAGGCCATTGTGGCTGGGGTGCCGATGTTGTGTCTGCCGCTGGAAGGAGAGCAAAGGATGAACAAGGTGTCTATGACAGAGGGCATGGGCGTCGCTGTGGAGCTGGAGGGATACATGACAGGTTTTGTGAAAGCAGGCGAGGTGGAGACCAAGGTGCGGCTCGTGATTGAGGGTGAGGAAGGGAGGCATCTCAGGGCCCGGGTAGCTGCTCTCAGGGAAGAGGCCAAGGCGGCCCTGGAGGAAGGTGGCCCGTCGCGGGTGGCGTTTGCCCAGTTTCTGTTGGATGTTGATAATCTTGGAAAGCAACTCGGCGATTGACGCACTAGTATGTACATTTATGTTGCCAGCATGTTGCTAGTCCAAGCCGCCCTATTTACATTTTGGTTGCGTGGTCAATAACTTAAGTCACTACTACCTCCATCCTCTCAAGAATATGACCTATATCGATATAATTCAATTCATAACTAGGGAAATTATTCATAGATTTGGTATTCCTTACATTTTAACTATGGATAGTCCATCCAttattgcagaaaaggaaaacatcAAAAACAAAGTTGTAGAGGTAACCTCCAGCAACGTGAGCGAAGTCTGCGTTATTTATGTGATCAGGTGGATGGAACTGGAACCTCCAATTTATGGAAAATCCCACACATATTCTTTTTGCGGGGGAATTTCAATAGCTTTATTCAAATAAAGGCATTTGCCCAACAGTCAGCCAACAGGTTGCTGGTCAGGAAGCTAGGAGTTTTGTCCAACCAGCTTTCAGTCACGTCAATCATGTTAGAATGCTTGGCACAAATATTTAACACATGTTCAATAACAAAATAATCAAAACTACTAACAAGCTCTCCAATTTCTATGAAAATTGGTGCCACGACTGAACGAGAGTCATGGCGAGTGGTCCAGAGAGGTTCACCAACTCTAGGTAATCCATCTACGGAATGACATGTGTAAATACCCTAAGCTTGGCAAAGATGACCCATCGGCTCCGCAATGAGAGGATCAGTTACTCCTGGGTATAGCTTACTCCATGCCCCTAGAAATGAACTGGATGATCGAGCAACACGCCCAGCCCCTCCTCTCCCATCTTCTCGCTTGATAGCAGTGTGGGTTAATCTTGGCATAATCCGGGTCTCGAGGATGCCACCAACCATGGCCGGGCATCACAAGAGCATGAGGTCCAGGAATATCCACGAGTGTGATGGCCTCCCTAATAAGACGGATAGAGGTTGCCGGGTCGGAGCCTTCCCCCTCCTGCGTCAATCTATTTCTTAGGTGCCAAATTGGCCACATCATGAACGATCCCTGCCAATGAACCTATCATCACACAGTGCCCCTGGCCCATATTGATGGATGTAGCCTAGGCATATGGAAGCCGCACCTGCTGCTGTGGCTGGTCCCACAAACGTTTTGGATGTGAACACTTTAGCAGTGCGTGCTCCAGATATTCATCCATAGCCATACATATTTTGCAAAGACCAATCTGCCTTGTATGACTAGGATTGAGGGTTCAGTTCAATAAGTTTCGTCAGTGTTTTTTAGTAATGAAACACTTCACAGAGACGCGTGAATGTGTGAAACACTTGGCACGCTTTACACAGCCCCATGTGTCAAACGCTAAAAAGACAAGGGAGAGAGTTGGCCGGAACACACGGGACTAAGTGACGGTTTTCTAAATACGGTAAAGCAAAATTCACCGACCGTATTTGAGCTGGGTGTTATATCACGAGTGATATACTCATGAAAATTTATTCTCACGATAATTGACGTTAAGCAATAGCTGACTCGTACTATTGGAAATTTCTTGTATTTTCAGATATGGTGGTGGAGGCagcttagagcaactctagcagaccccgcatcccgccccggcccgcaaaataaccgccaaagTGCGGGTCGGGGCGGGAAAACCTGCCCGATCAGACCCCACATCCCGCCCCGGCCCGCAAATATTTTTGCGGGGCGCGGCAAATCTTCTCCCCCAACCTCTAGTTTCACGGGCTGGGAGGCCGACCCGAGCTCAACCCTTATCCTCAGCGAGatttggcgggagggacatttccgAGCTCCCTTTCCCGCTCCTCCCACCCTCCGCCACCATTGCCCCGCCTCCGCACGCTCCGGTGCTTCCTCCCTGGCCGTCCCTCGCCGCCATGTCCGACCCCCAGCTGTCCCCCGTCACCGTTGAGGTCGCGCACGGTCCTTCCCCTCAGGCGGATCTCGTCGCCGACCATGTtggccccgccgccgtcgcccaagCAAACGACGCGCTTGCCCGCAAGCGGCAGGGCAACGTGGTCGTGCAAGGCAGGAATCCGGCTGCCCCCGCCGCGATGGCCCGCGCTCCGGGCGCCAACGCGGCAGCGCGATCCCGGCCGGCGACGGAGAAGGTCGGCATGGTCGCGGGCGTAAAGCGGAGGAAGATTCCGGCTACAAAGAAGCCACCTTCTTCATCCTCTCACTCCAAGATGGACTCGATGGCGAGGAGTAAGGATCGACCAGGATGGTGCCGGACATGGGCGCAAACTTTTGCAGGGCCCTCTTTTGCGTTTGCCATACTCAACTTGGCTTTTATTTGCGCGTAAAACTGTGTTATGTCGTTTGAATTTGGACTTGTTTGTGAAACCCTATATCAAATGCGAGAATTGCAGTTTTTCTGTTTGCGGGTCGTCGCGGTGGTGCCCGAGCAGAACCCGCAGAAGTCGAcccgtaaaaaagcatattcTGCGGATATACTTTTATGCGGGTCCATTTAAGGGGTCTGCATCTGCGGCCGTCCGCGCCGGCCCGCAAAATCGGTTTTGCTTGAATTGCAAACACATTTTGCGGGCCGGCAAGATGCaaggtctgctagagttgctcttagtaGAATTTTTTCCAGCAGCGTCCTTGTCAGGACTGCAGCAAAGTCCCTGTATCCCATGGAAAATAGACAGGAGGTTTGGAAATTTTGTGTTATGACACTTACGAGTTCTAACTCTTTGAGAGTGACCTCGCACAGCGCAAGCAAAGTAGTCCGGGTTACTAAGAGAAAATAGATTCTCCCGTGCATGCATCTACCGTTGGTATAGTTGGTGATCACAGTGCATCCAAACTAGCCTTCAATGTACACGTGTAGTATTGGCTATCAATTTAGCTAGATTTCAGTCGACAGACTTTTCGAGTTTGGGTCAATCGATTTTCAAACCatggaaggagaaggaaggagaaggaagggcCTCGCCGGAGAGAAGGAATGGGCTCGCCGTCATCGCCaaattatctatcttagggttcagggtgggggcagtGGTAGCCGGCGGTGGTGAGGGGCGGTGGCCGGAGAAAAAACTCGGTGTTGGGGGgccctagagggatggccgggacGGCGGAAGACCGGTGGTGGGGGGTGGTTTACGGAAGGGCGGGGCAGCGAGGCGGTcgcgggaggcggcggccggcggatAGGGCTGGGCTGGATCGGCGGGTGCGCGAGAGAAAGAAGAGGCAGAAGGTTGAAGATGAATGGCGTCCGTTAGATTTTGATCAAACGGTTGGAATAGAAGAAGGAGAATCGACTGACCCTTTTGAAATTTCAGTGGACTGTCGCCTAGCCGCTCCGTTGTGTATTATGGTAGGCCATCAACCCACTTTACCGCCGTATAATGGACGCATGCAGGCTTGTCTTTCTCTTTTTTCCTGCTCACACTACAATCATGACATAAACTGTCTCCGGCATTACCTCTCGTCAGAAATTCAAATATTCAAAAATAGAGTTTTTATTCGATAGATATCAATGAATTAATATCGCACAAGCAAATAAAATGCTAGATTTCCTATGTGTAGAGTCGTTCTGGATGGGTAGAAGAGGATGACTTTTGCGTTGCTCAGCCAGCACGACTGACGTATCACTGTTCCACTGCGAATGTTGACGCACGATTTCTGAGACGGGTTGATTGGTGTTGTACGGAGCAGTGCCAAGAAAAAGCATTGGAGTAGTTTGTCCCGTGCACGGAACGAACGCTGGCTGGACCATGCAACGGGAGGTCCCCGTGCACTTCGCCTCAGATGGAAATGGTACGAATGGACTGACAAGGATCGGCCCTAGACCAGCACTGAGATCCCTTGTGATAAGGATGATCTTGCTCTCTTCTCTGCATCCACTGTGGTTTCCGTCGGGAACGGAGTTTCTGCCAGTTTTTGAAACGATCGTTGGCACGAGGGAAATGTGCCACGGCTCCTTGCTCCGGATGTCTTCAAGCTCTGCTCCCACAAAAGCGTCTCTGTCCATGATGCAGTCTCCAACAACAAATGGATGCTGTGCCTCCATCGGATTTCCGAGATTACGCAACTCTGACAGTTTGCTGACCTCTGGACTCGGGTGCAACAGGTAACACTGGATCGACTAGCTTCTGACTCCATCTCCTGGGTCTGGAACAGCTCCAAGTCAGGGGCGAACCCACGTTATGGTGAGTGGGGGCCTAGGCACCCACTGAAAATTTGAAATTTCAGTAATATTTGCTTGTGTTTTGGGAAAAATATGCTTAAATTCTTTGAATTTCTATAGAATATGCCCCCACTCAATTAGTTTGCCCCCACTCCAAATACTTTCTAGGTCCGCCCCTGCTCCAAGTCCTACTCCGCATCCTCGGCGTACCAGTGTCAGTTCCTTGGCTCCGTCTCTCCATTTCATGTGGGCAATAAAGGTGGACGCCAAGTGCAAATTCTTCATGTGGCTTTGGCTACGGCCGTATCATCACAGCAAATAACCTGGCTGTT
The Aegilops tauschii subsp. strangulata cultivar AL8/78 chromosome 3, Aet v6.0, whole genome shotgun sequence genome window above contains:
- the LOC109748982 gene encoding anthocyanidin 5,3-O-glucosyltransferase; translated protein: MKQTVVLYPGAGVGHVRPMTELANVFLKHGYDVTMVLVEEPLKLSDSGTTVIERIAASNPSISFHVLPSIHAPDFAASGKHPFLLMLELLHYYNEQFEAFLRAIDRKSLHSVVLDMFCIDATDVCTNLGVPVYTFFAGSASCLSALTQLPTLIAGRQTGLKELGDTPLDFVGVPPMPASHLIKELLEHPEDEMCKAMMNIWKRNTETMGVLLNTFESLESRAVQSLRGPLCVPERVLPPIYCVGPLVGKGAKDVEKVERTKCLEWLDMQPDRSVVFFCLGSKGTLSTEQLKEMAIGFERSGQRFLWSVRMPAGSDSPEKYLEGCPEPEPDALLPQGFLERTNGRGLVIKSWVPQMDVLGHRATGAFVTHCGWNSVLEAIVAGVPMLCLPLEGEQRMNKVSMTEGMGVAVELEGYMTGFVKAGEVETKVRLVIEGEEGRHLRARVAALREEAKAALEEGGPSRVAFAQFLLDVDNLGKQLGD